The DNA segment CCTTCGGTCTATCTCAGCTGATCTTCCTCGTGCTGGTGATTAAGTGCATTCGGGGCGGTGAAAAGGCGCCCGCCAAACCTTGGGAAGGCAGTGAAGGCTTAGAGTGGACCCTACCAAGTCCCGCGCCCTACCACTCTTTCACCACGCCACCCGAGGTGAAATAACATGCAAGGCCAACCCCATCAGCCCAACATCAAGTCAAACCGTAAGCTTATCAGCCTACTGGTGTTGGGCTGCCTTGCAATGTTTGGCTTTGGGTTCGCCTTAGTGCCGCTCTACGATGTCCTGTGCGAAAAACTGGGCATTAATGGCAAAACCTCCAATACTGCCAGCAGTTATCAGGCGATCACTGTGGATAAGAACCGCGTGGTAACTGTGGAGTTTATCTCGCAGGTGCAGACGGGGATGCCGTGGAAATTTGAGCCACAAACGAAGCGACTCGAAGTGCATCCAGGAGAACTCATTCACACGGCATTTCTGGCGCAAAACGTCTCGAATAGAGCGACTGTGGGCCAGGCGATTCCCTCTATTTCGCCCGGACAAGGTGCGGCTTATTTTAATAAAACCGAATGTTTTTGTTTTAACCAACAACACTTAGCCGCGGCGAGTCGCGCCGAGCTGCCGTTGATCTTCTTCGTGGATCCTCAATTACCCGAGTCTATCCACACTTTAACCCTCTCTTACACCCTCTACGACATTACCGACAAGCAGTTAGCGTCTGCCATAGAGCAAGGAGCTGCAAAATGACCACTAAACATGAGACTTACTACGTCCCCGCCCAGAGTGCTTGGCCGATTGTTGGTGCTATCGGCTTGTTTTTAATTGCCTTTGGTGCAGGACATTTTGTTCATCAACTCAAATCTGGCGCTTCGGGTGGCGGCTATATTCTACTTGCAGGCATAGCCGTCATCCTGTTTATGCTGGTAGGCTGGTTTAGAACCGTGATCCAAGAATCGATGACGGGCCTCTACTCCCATCAAATGGATAGATCGTTTCGCCAAGGCATGAGCTGGTTTATCTTCTCCGAGGTGATGTTCTTCGCCGCCTTCTTCGGCGCCTTATTTTACGCCCGCATGGTCGCAGTACCTTGGCTCGGCGGTGCATCCAACAATGCCATGACCCACGAAGTCCTGTGGCCACACTTCGAGGCTGTTTGGCCACTCCTCACCACGCCAGATGGTACCAAAACCGAAGCCATGCCATGGAATGGACTACCGCTAGTCAACACCATTGTGCTGCTAACCTCCTCTGTCACGCTGCATTTTGCCCATACCAGCTTAGAAAAGGGTAAGCGTTCGGCCATCACCCTCTGGCTGGGACTCACGATTTTGCTCGGAATTAGCTTCCTTGCTTTGCAGGCCGAGGAATATAGCCACGCCTACCATGAGATGGGGCTAACGCTCACCTCGGGCGTATATGGCAACACCTTTTTCCTGCTGACGGGTTTCCACGGCATGCATGTCACCTTGGGCACCATCTTTCTATTAGTCTTGTTTTTCAGAGTGTTAAAGGGCCACTTTAGTGCGGATAAGCATTTTGCCTTCCAAGCGGGTAGTTGGTACTGGCACTTTGTCGACGTAGTCTGGCTCTGCCTGTTTATCTTTGTTTATGTGCTTTAAAGATTCATTAAAACAATTAGTTGAAAGCTTAAGGCGTGGGATTGAGACCAAGCAGTCCAGTCCCTAAAGCCACCAGCAAGAGCAGGATAACCAGTACGGAAAACATCACCCTACGGCCCAAATAGCGGCTCATAGGCACAGGGTGATCAGCGGTTTGATCGTCACCTTTAACCATAATGATTAAGGCTCTGCCTAGGTTAAAAATGATAAACAGTAACAGCAGTACTAAAACACACTTAAAAATGAACGGGATGTTCATACGCTATCCTTATGTTTTGTTGACCAAATTAATGGAGCTGCCTAGATATATTTGGCGGCATAGGGGAATGTTGTTACTGCTGATATTGACTGTGGTGGTATTCGTGATTTTGGTCAAGCTGGGTTTGTGGCAAATGGACAGGGCCGCTGAAAAAACCGAACTACTCGCACAAATGGAGGCCAGACAATCCGCTGCCGCACTCAATCCTGAACAGCTCATAGCTGAATTAGCTAAAGGTGGCGTTACTGGGTATCGCCTTGAGGTTCAAGCCAGCCCCGTTAATCCACAAATCTGGTTACTCGACAATCAGGTCTATCAAGGACAAGTGGGCTATCTCGCCTTTCAATTGCTGCAAATATCTCCTGAAAATCAGGCAAACGATGCTGAACAACCTTGGCTGTTACTCGAACTCGGCTTTATTGCCGCTAAATCCCACCGAGATGCCTTGCCCGAAGTCAGCCCCATAGTTGGTGAATTGGCTCTTACAGGCCGCCTCTATCAAAAACAGATTAATCCCTTGAGCCATCATTTATTAGCAGAATCCTTCACCACGGAACAAGGTGAACGGATTCGGTTTCAAAATCTCAATCTACCCGAGATGGCACAAATGTTAGGGCATCCCATCCTGCCCGCGGTGTTACAACCCGATGCCTTACCCCAATTACAACCAGCGCAGGCCTTGCCCCACCCTTGGCAGCCTTTCCCCCTCTCGGCCCAAAAACATTGGGGGTATGCATTGCAATGGTTTGCCATGGCAACTGTGTTTGCGGGGCTGATGGGTTGGCAAGGAGCGAAATACCTCAAAAAATCACGACAACGGCATCAAACCGATAAGGAAGCGACTAAGACCGAGTAACAGATACCTGCAAAATTTTAATAAAACAAAGCATTAGGGACAATAAGAGGAGCAAATATGGACTCCCAACAAACAGCCAAATACCGCGCATTGGGGTTATTGCTACTGGCCTTTATCGCGCCTGTAGTCATCGCTAAGTTAGTGCTGAGCATGCATTGGTATCAAGGCGGCTCCACCAACCATGGCGAGCTCATCAGCCCAGAAACCAGTTATACCAGTCTTGGCCTTAACAATCCTCAGCCTAAGGAATGGCAACTGCTGTATTTATTGCCCGCAAAGTGCGATGAAGCTTGCCGCGAGCGCTTGTATATCCTGCGTCAGAGTCATACCGCCTTAGGGCCGGATCAGGCTCGTGTCGAACCGCTTATTCTGGTGAATCCAGACAGTGACTTAAGCGCATTAAGCAGCTTTAACTTCAACACTCAGCCCGCCAGCCAAAGCCTCAGCCAATGGCTTGACCAACAGCAGCTGATTATTGTCGATCCACTCGGCGCACTCGTACTGCGTTACCCCCAAGTGCAAGGCAAGGCGGCACACTTAGCTCAGGGTAAGGCCTTGGTCGCTGATCTCCGTAAGTTATTAAAACTATCGAGGGTAGACTAATGCAACTGACTTGGCTCCTACGCATCACCATAGTCTTTACTCTGTTAGTGATTTTAATGGGGGCTTACACTCGGCTCTCGGACGCGGGACTTGGCTGCCCAGATTGGCCCGGTTGCTACGGCCATATCAAAGTGCCCACCCACGACCATGAGATCTCCCATGCCCAAACCCTGTTTCCCGACCACGATATCCATCCCGAAAAAGCCTGGCTCGAGATGATCCACAGGTATATCGCGGGCGCCTTGGGCATCCTAGTGTTACTGATTTTGATCCTTTGCTTGAAAACATCCCAAGCCCCAAAAAAGCTCCCCTTTGCCATAGTGTTACTCATCATCTTTCAGGCGGCGTTGGGGATGTGGACTGTGACGATGAAATTAATGCCGATTGTCGTGATGTCCCATTTAATTGGCGGCTTTAGCCTGCTCTCGCTCCTGCTCTTGCTGTATCTGCGAACGCGTCCGAGGCGAATTTTCGAAACCGCTGATATTCACAATCAGCGTGTTGCGAGCGTAGGATTTAATGGCGCCCATGGTTCGCGGATAGGCACGAGCCTTAAATTTCTCGGCCAGAGTAAACACTTACCGAAACTGGCGTTGCTGAGTCTGGTGGTGCTGATAGGTCAGATCATGCTCGGCGCTTGGACCTCCTCCAACTATGCCGCCCTCGCCTGTACGGCTCTGCCGATTTGCGAAGGAAATTGGATGGATAATCTCGCGATTGCCGATGCGTTTTCCCCTTTCCAAGGGCAACACCCAAGCTTTGAATTTGGCGTATTGGATTACCATGCCCGCATGACCATTCATATCGCCCACCGCGTCGGCGCCATCATTACCGCCAGTCTATTGTTGTTGCTCGCCTATCGGTTATTTTTCAGCACCCAGCTCAAGGCCCTAAGCCTATTGTTGGTCGCCTTAGTGATACTGCAGGTCAGTTTAGGGATTTCAAACGTGGTGATGCATTTACCACTGGGGATTGCCGTTTCCCACAACGGCGGCGCGGCGCTGTTACTACTCACCATAGTCGCGATTAACTATTTCCTTTGGCGCAGGGCACCTTAATCATCGGGGGATTTATCATGGCAAAACCACTCTCTATCAGCAGTCACCCCAGTGTTCACTTAGCTTGGCGTGCCTATTTCGAGATGACCAAACCTAAGGTAGTGGCCTTAATGCTGCTCACCGTCTTAGTCGGCATGTGTTTAGCCATGCCCACCATACTGCCAGTCAAACCTTTAGTGGCAGGCTTACTCGGCATCGCCATGATGGCGGGTTCGGCCGCCGCCTTAAACCATCTGATTGATAGGCGAATCGACGGCATGATGGCACGCACCTATAACCGACCACTGCCCAAGGGCCGAGTCTCGGCGACGAGGGCGTTGTTGTTCGCGGCACTCTTAGGCAGCCTAGGTTTTGTGATCCTCTATGTTTTTACTAATCCACTCACCGCTTGGCTGACCTTTGCCAGCTTGATTGGTTATGCCTTGATTTATACCGCCTATTTAAAACGGGCCACGCCACAAAACATTGTTATTGGCGGTTTAGCGGGCGCGATGCCGCCGCTCTTGGGTTGGACGGCGGTGACGAATCAATTCCATGGTCATGCGCTATTGCTAGTGATCATCATATTCCTGTGGACGCCGCCGCATTTTTGGGCACTGGCGATTCACAGACGCGCAGAATATGCCAAAGTGGATATTCCCATGCTGCCCGTGACCCATGGGGTAGAATTTACTAAGACTTGTATCTTGCTCTATACGATTTTGCTGGCGATTGCTTGCCTATTGCCAGTACTAGTCGGGATGAGCGGACCGCTCTACTTTGTGTGTTCAAGCTTGCTCAGCACGGGATTTATCTATAAAGCGTGGCAGTTAAAGTATCAGGATCGTGAAGGGCTGGCGATGCAGGTGTTTCGTTTTTCGATTTATCATTTAATGTTGTTATTCATGGCATTACTGCTCGACCACTATCTTTGGGCTTAATGTGCAACGAGCGATAGGGCGAGCATGGTCAAAGGACAAAATATGCAAGCAAGAATCTCCAACAAGATCTTAGTGATAGCGATTCTATTAATAGGGTTGGGTGGACTATTTGCAGTGAAGTTCAATCCACCTAAGCCCGTTGAGTTAGAGAGTGGTTTTTTGTTTCCTGAGGCGTTCGAGCTAGCGCCCTTTGAGCTTGTCGATCAACAGCAGAAACCCTTTACCAATGCGAATTTGAAGGATCAATGGAGCCTATTCTTTATCGGCTTTACCTATTGCCCCGATGTCTGCCCGACCACCTTAAACAAACTCGCCGCCGCCTATCCTGAGCTGAAAAAAATTGCCCCCATTCAAATCGTGTTTTTATCCGTAGATCCGAAGCGGGACAGCCCAGAGAAACTCCTCACCTATGTGAATTTCTTTAATCCTGAGTTTAAGGCAGTGACGGGTGAGCAAACCCAAATATTCCCCCTCACCCGCAGCCTAGGCCTCACCTATGCCATGGTCGGCGAAGGGGATAATTATCAAGTCGATCATAGTGCTGGCTATGTACTGATTTCTCCCCAAGGCACGCGGGTTGCGGTGTTTAAACCCACCGCAGCCTTAGGTAAAGCCCCTCAAGTACTCAACCAAGCCTTGATCGGCGACTTCGATAAAATAGTCAAAAGCTACAAACCTAAATAGCCGCCGCTGAGGTGTTACTCTTTAACCCAAGTGCCGTCGTCTTTGGGTCTCACCCATGCCTGCGAAAACCAGTAATAGCCGTTGCGCGTCTTGCTTGGCGCCGTGCAATTGTAGCGTGAGCGCCCCGCTGGTAAGGCTAAATCGGCTTGAATACTAAATTCATTATCACTGCTCCAAGTCGGCGTTTTAGCGCCTTGCCCTTGGATATAACACATGACCTGCTTGGCCGAAATATCGCTCATATCGAGTTTAACCTTAAGCTCGGGGCGCCAATGCCCGCCCTTAAGCTCAGGATCGCTAGGCGTTTGCTCAAGCACTGGCATATTGAGGCTGTATAACTTGGCTTTTAAGCTCTTTAGATCCGCATATTGCCCCGCTACAGGGAAGCGCGGCAGCGCCGTGAGTGGCGAATAGGGACCAGCCGCACCTGACTGCTGACCAAAAGCAACAAAGCCATTGTCACTCAACATATCTTGAATCGCCTGATTGTATTCGCCATAGGGATAGGCCAGCATTTTAAAATTCTGTCCCGTCGCCTCACGAATCGCGTTTTCGGTGTCCTGAATATTGGCTTTAATTCGCGCTAGCCATTGGCTTTGGGATTCATTATCGAGTTTGCGGATCAGATGCTCATGGGCCCAGCTGTGGTTAGCAATGTCAGCCCCTTCCTTGGAGAGCTTAATCAGCTCCTCCCAGGTCATCATCTCGGTAAACTTTTGTTTAATCGGCTCAATTGCCACAAATAGGGTGTAGGGAAAACCAAATTCCTTTAGGATAGGGTGCGCTGTGGTCGCGATGCTGCGATAACCATCATCGAAGGTGATCGCCACCGTTTTTGCGGGTAAATCTTGCTTGTTTTTGATCGCCTCAACCACTTGGGATAAAGGGATAACCTTAAAACCATCGTCCGCCAGAAACTGCATTTGCTCACGAAATTGTGCAGGCGTGACGCTCGTCGCCGCCG comes from the Shewanella mangrovisoli genome and includes:
- a CDS encoding COX15/CtaA family protein — encoded protein: MQLTWLLRITIVFTLLVILMGAYTRLSDAGLGCPDWPGCYGHIKVPTHDHEISHAQTLFPDHDIHPEKAWLEMIHRYIAGALGILVLLILILCLKTSQAPKKLPFAIVLLIIFQAALGMWTVTMKLMPIVVMSHLIGGFSLLSLLLLLYLRTRPRRIFETADIHNQRVASVGFNGAHGSRIGTSLKFLGQSKHLPKLALLSLVVLIGQIMLGAWTSSNYAALACTALPICEGNWMDNLAIADAFSPFQGQHPSFEFGVLDYHARMTIHIAHRVGAIITASLLLLLAYRLFFSTQLKALSLLLVALVILQVSLGISNVVMHLPLGIAVSHNGGAALLLLTIVAINYFLWRRAP
- a CDS encoding cytochrome c oxidase subunit 3, giving the protein MTTKHETYYVPAQSAWPIVGAIGLFLIAFGAGHFVHQLKSGASGGGYILLAGIAVILFMLVGWFRTVIQESMTGLYSHQMDRSFRQGMSWFIFSEVMFFAAFFGALFYARMVAVPWLGGASNNAMTHEVLWPHFEAVWPLLTTPDGTKTEAMPWNGLPLVNTIVLLTSSVTLHFAHTSLEKGKRSAITLWLGLTILLGISFLALQAEEYSHAYHEMGLTLTSGVYGNTFFLLTGFHGMHVTLGTIFLLVLFFRVLKGHFSADKHFAFQAGSWYWHFVDVVWLCLFIFVYVL
- the cyoE gene encoding heme o synthase, with product MAKPLSISSHPSVHLAWRAYFEMTKPKVVALMLLTVLVGMCLAMPTILPVKPLVAGLLGIAMMAGSAAALNHLIDRRIDGMMARTYNRPLPKGRVSATRALLFAALLGSLGFVILYVFTNPLTAWLTFASLIGYALIYTAYLKRATPQNIVIGGLAGAMPPLLGWTAVTNQFHGHALLLVIIIFLWTPPHFWALAIHRRAEYAKVDIPMLPVTHGVEFTKTCILLYTILLAIACLLPVLVGMSGPLYFVCSSLLSTGFIYKAWQLKYQDREGLAMQVFRFSIYHLMLLFMALLLDHYLWA
- a CDS encoding SURF1 family protein, with the translated sequence MINSNSSTKTHLKMNGMFIRYPYVLLTKLMELPRYIWRHRGMLLLLILTVVVFVILVKLGLWQMDRAAEKTELLAQMEARQSAAALNPEQLIAELAKGGVTGYRLEVQASPVNPQIWLLDNQVYQGQVGYLAFQLLQISPENQANDAEQPWLLLELGFIAAKSHRDALPEVSPIVGELALTGRLYQKQINPLSHHLLAESFTTEQGERIRFQNLNLPEMAQMLGHPILPAVLQPDALPQLQPAQALPHPWQPFPLSAQKHWGYALQWFAMATVFAGLMGWQGAKYLKKSRQRHQTDKEATKTE
- a CDS encoding polysaccharide deacetylase family protein, which gives rise to MVKRALLALLGLMTFSAHAVVILQYHHVSETTPAATSVTPAQFREQMQFLADDGFKVIPLSQVVEAIKNKQDLPAKTVAITFDDGYRSIATTAHPILKEFGFPYTLFVAIEPIKQKFTEMMTWEELIKLSKEGADIANHSWAHEHLIRKLDNESQSQWLARIKANIQDTENAIREATGQNFKMLAYPYGEYNQAIQDMLSDNGFVAFGQQSGAAGPYSPLTALPRFPVAGQYADLKSLKAKLYSLNMPVLEQTPSDPELKGGHWRPELKVKLDMSDISAKQVMCYIQGQGAKTPTWSSDNEFSIQADLALPAGRSRYNCTAPSKTRNGYYWFSQAWVRPKDDGTWVKE
- a CDS encoding cytochrome c oxidase assembly protein, which produces MQGQPHQPNIKSNRKLISLLVLGCLAMFGFGFALVPLYDVLCEKLGINGKTSNTASSYQAITVDKNRVVTVEFISQVQTGMPWKFEPQTKRLEVHPGELIHTAFLAQNVSNRATVGQAIPSISPGQGAAYFNKTECFCFNQQHLAAASRAELPLIFFVDPQLPESIHTLTLSYTLYDITDKQLASAIEQGAAK
- a CDS encoding DUF2909 family protein; this translates as MNIPFIFKCVLVLLLLFIIFNLGRALIIMVKGDDQTADHPVPMSRYLGRRVMFSVLVILLLLVALGTGLLGLNPTP
- a CDS encoding SCO family protein; the protein is MVKGQNMQARISNKILVIAILLIGLGGLFAVKFNPPKPVELESGFLFPEAFELAPFELVDQQQKPFTNANLKDQWSLFFIGFTYCPDVCPTTLNKLAAAYPELKKIAPIQIVFLSVDPKRDSPEKLLTYVNFFNPEFKAVTGEQTQIFPLTRSLGLTYAMVGEGDNYQVDHSAGYVLISPQGTRVAVFKPTAALGKAPQVLNQALIGDFDKIVKSYKPK